The nucleotide window CGCCGACACAGGCACCGGCATCGATGCTGCAACGAGAGAGCATCTCTTCGAGCCCTTCTACTCTACCAAGGGCATTACCGGCACGGGGCTGGGACTCTGGGTGAGCCGTGGCATCGTGCAGAAGCATGCCGGCCGCATTGCTCTCCGCTCTCGTACGGGCCACAATGGCGGCACTGTCTTTCGCATCTTTCTTCCCTTTGCCGCTCCGCCTGTCGAAATCAGCGGCGCTCCCCTGCTCCAGGCCTCTGCTTAACACCGTCCTCCTCGCAAGCAACACTCTCGTCGAACCGCGCCTCTGAACCTAGGGACCACAGTCTCAGTCAATCGCGAGGATGCACGATGGAACTGAAGCTTCTGCCCGGGAAGCCATACCCGCTTGGTGCCAAGTGGAACGGCACCGGGGTAAATTTCGCTCTCTACTCGGAAAATGCTACCGGCGTCGAGCTTTGCCTTTTCAACGAGGCTGACGAGCAAACGCATCGCCTGCAGCTCCGCGAAACCACGGCCTTTGTCTGGCATTGCTACATCCCCGGCCTCCATCCGGGCCAGCGCTATGGCTATCGCGTGCAGGGCCCATGGAACCCTGAACAAGGGCAACGCTTCAACCCTGCCAAACTCCTCGTCGATCCCTATGCGCAGGCCATCGCCGGCAAGGTTGACTGGAGCCAGCCTATTTTCCCCTACCAGTTCGGAGGCGAGGATGCCGACCTCCATATCGACGACCGCGACAGCGCCGCTGGCGTACCTAAATGCATCGTCGTCAATCCCTACTTTGACTGGGAACACGACCATCCACTGCGCATCCCACTTGCAGACTCGGTGATTTACGAAACGCACGTGCGCGGTTTCAGCATCCAGAATCCCGAGGTCCCCGAAAACCTGCGCGGCACCTATGCCGGCCTCGCGTCCCCAGCCAGCCTGCGTCATCTCAAGAAGCTCGGCGTAACTGCCGTAGAGTTGATGCCCGTGCATCACTTCGTGAACGACAGCCATTTAGTCGAAAAGGGGCTTACCAACTACTGGGGATATAACACCCTCAGCTATCTCGCACCCGCCGGACGCTACGCCGCCACCGGAGAAGACGGCAATCAGGTCTCCGAGTTCAAAGCCATGGTCAAGGCTCTGCATCGCGAGGGCATCGAGGTCATTCTGGACGTGGTCTACAACCACACGGCCGAGGGCAATCACCTTGGCCCCATGCTTTCCATGCGCGGCATCGACAATACGACCTACTATCGCCTCATGGCGGACAATCCCCGCTATTACCTGGACTACACCGGCACCGGGAACAGCCTCAATGTGCGCCATCCGCAGGTGCTCAAGCTCATCATGGATTCACTCCGCTACTGGGTGACCGAGATGCATGTGGATGGCTTCCGCTTCGATCTCGCCGCTACGCTTGCGCGCGAACTGCATGACGTCGATCGCCTCAGCGGCTTCTTCGACATCATTCACCAGGACCCCACTCTCGCGGATGTGAAGCTGATTGCAGAGCCATGGGATGTCGGCGAAGGCGGCTACCAGGTCGGCAACTTCCCTATCCTGTGGGCGGAGTGGAACGGCAAGTATCGAGATACCGTACGCCGCTATTGGAAGGGTGATGAGGGCCAGCTCTCCGATCTTGGCTATCGCCTCACCGGATCGAGCGATCTTTACCAGCACGATGGCCGCCGCCCCTACGCGAGCATCAACTTCATCACTGCGCATGACGGCTTCACGCTGCATGATCTCGTCAGCTACAACGACAAGCACAACGAGGCCAACGGCGAGAACAACCAGGATGGCGCCAACGACAACAACTCCTGGAATATGGGCGTCGAAGGCGAGACCCACGATATAGGGATCGGCGATGCGCGCCAGCGGCAGATGCGCAACTTCATGGCGACGTTATTGCTCTCGCAGGGTGTGCCCATGATCAGCGGGGGAGATGAAATCTGCCGCACGCAGAACGGCAACAACAATGCCTACTGCCAGGACAATCCCATCAGCTGGTACGACTGGTCCTCCACGGAAGAAAAAGAGGCCATGGTGGCTTTTACCTGCCGCCTCATTGAAATGCGCAAGCTGCATCCCAACCTGCGCCGCCGCAAATTCTTCCAGGGACGCGCCATTCACCACTCCGCCGACATCGCCTGGTACGGAACCAACGGAAAAGAGCTGAGTGAAGCGGCATGGAACGCCGGCTGGATCCGCAGTTTCGGCATGCTGCTCAACGGGCAGACCCTCGAAGCTGCCGACGAGCTCGGCAATCCGCTCACTGACGACACCTTCCTGATCCTCTTCAATGCACATCACGAAGCTGTGAGCTTTGCGCTGCCGCATCCACCGGCTGGAGGACGCTGGCGCGTCACCATGAACACCTACGACCTTGCCAACCCCTTCAAGACATTGCATACCCGCGCCCGCATCAAGGTGGAAGGCCGGTCTACGATGCTGCTCTGCGAGAAGAAGGCGAAGGAAAACATCCTGCCCTGAGGCTAGCCCGATGTGCACTCCGTGGGCCTATGATGTCGATGTTCAACGCACAGGCCCCGCGTGCTTCTTCAGCTCCGCGAGCGGATAGAACGTTCCCCGCCACTGCACACCACCGCTTGAGAGCGTAACGACCATCGAGCGGAGGATCGAATACACCATCACGCACAATCCCAGCGGAAAGGTCACGCAGTACCACGTCGAAATCCCCGTGTAGCGGCGGTAGTAGCGATACAACAGAAACAGCATGAACAGCACCGTCGCCGCCGGCCACAACAGCGCATGCGCGAACGGCGCGGCGAGAAACGGCCCCACGCAGAATGCGGTCATCCCTGCGCAGGCCAGTACTGTAATCCACACCGTAAAGCGAAATACGGCGAAGAAGTTCTTCGTAATATTGCGCACCATGCCGGCCAGTCCGACAGCCCAGCGTACGCGCACCATGCCTTTGCCGAAGGCCACACGCTGGCGATAGCCCTGCCGTTTCACCTCGACACCGAGACGCAGATCCTCAAGTACTTCCATCCGCAGCGACTCGAAGCCTCCCATCGCGCGGTACACGTCGGCCCGCACCATGTTGAAGGCCCCCACGCCGATCGACTCCTTCGCCTGCGGATCGGGGATCTTCCAGAAACGCGATGAGAGCGCCGCAATCCCCTGGAAAACCGCAATCATCATCCGTTCGCCGAACGACTTGAGAATTAGCGAGGGAAACACGACCAGGTGATCGGCCTCGTGCTCCTTCGCTACGCGCCCCTCGGCAAAGTTCATGGCGCGCAGCAGCGAGTCCGGCGTAAAGAAGATATCCGCATCGGTGAAGAGCAGCCATCGCCCGGCGGCGTGACGCGCCGCGTAGGCCATGGCATGTGTCTTGCCCATCCAGCCTTCGGGCAGCTCTTCGACATGCAGCACATGCATCCTGCGTCCTGCCGCCATGGCCTCGGCGGCCACGCGATCCATGATCGCGCCGGTCGCATCCGTGGAGCGATCGTCCACTGCAACGATCTCGATCGTCAGGCCTTCGATTGCCAACAGCGTGCGCAGCGCCGCCTCTACCGACTCTTCTTCGTTCTTCGCCGGTACGATCACCGATATCTCCGGCGTCTCGCTCTTTTCCCGCGGCGCGCCAAAGCGCGCATCCAGCAGGTCCGGGATTTTCGGGAGGTTTCGTAGCGCCTGCAGAGTTGAAATTACCCACAGCAGCGCGATCAGCCAATTCAAGGTCAACAGAGTGACCAGCAGGGCTCCATGCATCGTCGTTCTACTTCTCTTCCTCAAGAGGCACGGCAAAGCGCGCCCCCGTAAACAGAATGATTCCCGAGATCAACAGCGCGGCCTGCGTCATGCTCAGCCCCACGCGCAGGTTTGTCTTATCCGAAAGCAGCCCGATCAGATGCGGCGAGAAGGCATCGCCCAGCGCATGAATCAGAAACAGGTTCAGCGAAATCGCCGTCGCGCGGATCGGCGCCGCTACCGAGTTCACAATCGCAGCATTCAGTGGCCCGTTGCCGAGAAACAGGAAGAACTCCGCAGCGAAGGCGGCCGGCATCAACAGCTTCAGCGGGCCGAAGAGCACCAGCGCTACGAATGGAATCGCCAGCAGCGATCCCCAGCCTGACACCAGGTAGAGCGCACGATCATTCCGCCGCATCCAGCGCTGCGCCAGCCATCCGCCTACGGCGGTACCGATCAGCCCATCCACAACGGTCAGCCCGCCTGCGGCTGTACCTGCCTGCGCCACGCTCATGCCTGCAAAGCGCTGGAAAAACGTTGGCAGAAAGGTCGAGATACCGCCCACGGCGAAAGTCCATGCTGCGAGCCCCAGCGTTGCAAACCAGAAGGCCGGATTCCGCAGCAGTCCATGCAGTGTCGCACGTGTTTCCGTTGCCTGCAGGCGATCTGCACTGCCCCGCTTCGGCTCTTTCAGAAAGCAGAAGGCCAGCGCGATGAGCAGGCCCGGCAGCGCCGCGACGAAGAATGGCGCGCGCCAGCCATAGTGCTGGCCTACGACGCCGCCTGTAAGATATCCGAGCGCGCCGCCGATCGGGATGGTCAGATAGAAAATGCTCAGCACGCGATTGCGCGCCGTCTCCGGATAAAAGTCTGCCAGCAGTGAAGGCGCGAAGATGCTGAAGGTCGCCTCACCGATCCCCACCAGCGCATGGCGCAGCAGCAGCGTCTCGTAACTGTGCACCTTTGCCGTATACAGAGTTGCGATGCTCCAGAGCAGCGTGCTGCCAATGATCAGCGGCTTACGCTGGAACCGGTCTCCGAGCCATCCGGTCAGAGGAGCCGCAAGCATGTAGGTGAAGAAAAAGGCTGAGGTCAGCAGCCCCATCTTCGCGTCATTCACTCCGAACTCATGCTGCACCAGCGGCTGCACACCCGGCAGGATGTAGCGGTCGATGAAGTTGAAGAGATTGAGCGCGGTGAGAAGAAACAGTGCAAAGCCTGCCGTGCGCGCGGCAGGAATTCGTGCGCTCGCATGGGGGGCAGCAGGCATTCCGATGAACTAGAGCATAGCTGAAAGCGCGCAGGGGCGGAGCGTCCGCTCAAAAAGAAACGCGGCCCACCAAAGCGGGCCGAATCCTCGTTTCTCTTCTCTCAAAAATCAGCCTTCGACCTTAGGCCGGGGCCAGCGCGCCTCGACGATCGTCGAAATGCCGCCACGGGGACGGAAGTCACCGGTCACGACAGCCCATACCGGGTCGCACGCCTTCACCACATCCTCGAGGATCTGATTGACGACGTTCTCCTGGAAGATGCCCAGGTTGCGATAGCAGAAGAGATATTCCTTCCATGACTTCAGCTCCAGGCACCGCTCGCGTGGCATGTAGCGGAGTTTGATGACGCCGAAGTCCGGCAGGCTCGTCTTCGGACAGACCGAAGTAAACTCCGGATCGTCGATCAGGATCTCGTAAGCCGGAAACTGGTTCGGCCAGGTATCGATCGACGGGAACGCGAAGTCGAGACCGGCGTTGGCGTGGTCATCGGTGTAGCCGGTGCGCTGGGTGTTGGCTGTGCTCATAGTCCTGATTGTAGAAGATTCCCCGCATTCCGCCCTTCAGGTACCGCCGCTTTCTGTCACCTGCTCCCAGGTGCTCAGTCTGGTGACAGATACCCTGCAGATTTTTTGACGCCCCGCCCCATCCTCAGGAGTCTTATATACTTACACAGGTTTCGAGGCGGCTTTCCCCCTTTACCCACGCATGGTCACGAAGAGTAAATCCCGAAATACACGCTGGATCTGGCTGGCTACGGCCATCGCCTTGCTGCTGGTCTTCTATGGCGTTCACCTGGCCACGCGCACCAAGGTGCCTATCCGTGTTGCGGAAGCCACACGCGGCGAGTTGCGCAGCACCATCTCCACCAACGGCAAGGTCGAGCCCCAGGTGAACTTCGAGGCACACGCGCCCTTCCCGGGTGTCGTCAAGCAGCTCTATGTGCACGAAGGCGAGCAGGTCAAAGCCGGTCAGCTTCTCGTCGATATGGACGACTCCGATGCCCGCGCTCATGTCGCTGCGGCCCTGGCCACGCTGCGCGGTGCACAGTCCGGTTACAGCGACACTCTCGCCGGCGGCACGCAGGAAGAGCGCATCTCCATGAACAGCGATCTCACCAAAGCGCAGATGGATCGCGATCAGGCGCAACGCAGCCTCGCCACGCTTGAGAAGCTCCAGCTTACCGGCGCAGCCTCGGCGAACGAAGTCAACGATGCGAAGCAGCGCCTCGCCTCCGCCGACCAGTCCTTAGCCTCGCTGCAGCAGCGCAAGACAGACCGCTACAGCGCCGGCGATGTCGGCCGCTCGAAGAGCAC belongs to Silvibacterium dinghuense and includes:
- the queF gene encoding preQ(1) synthase → MSTANTQRTGYTDDHANAGLDFAFPSIDTWPNQFPAYEILIDDPEFTSVCPKTSLPDFGVIKLRYMPRERCLELKSWKEYLFCYRNLGIFQENVVNQILEDVVKACDPVWAVVTGDFRPRGGISTIVEARWPRPKVEG
- a CDS encoding spinster family MFS transporter — its product is MPAAPHASARIPAARTAGFALFLLTALNLFNFIDRYILPGVQPLVQHEFGVNDAKMGLLTSAFFFTYMLAAPLTGWLGDRFQRKPLIIGSTLLWSIATLYTAKVHSYETLLLRHALVGIGEATFSIFAPSLLADFYPETARNRVLSIFYLTIPIGGALGYLTGGVVGQHYGWRAPFFVAALPGLLIALAFCFLKEPKRGSADRLQATETRATLHGLLRNPAFWFATLGLAAWTFAVGGISTFLPTFFQRFAGMSVAQAGTAAGGLTVVDGLIGTAVGGWLAQRWMRRNDRALYLVSGWGSLLAIPFVALVLFGPLKLLMPAAFAAEFFLFLGNGPLNAAIVNSVAAPIRATAISLNLFLIHALGDAFSPHLIGLLSDKTNLRVGLSMTQAALLISGIILFTGARFAVPLEEEK
- the glgX gene encoding glycogen debranching protein GlgX, whose product is MELKLLPGKPYPLGAKWNGTGVNFALYSENATGVELCLFNEADEQTHRLQLRETTAFVWHCYIPGLHPGQRYGYRVQGPWNPEQGQRFNPAKLLVDPYAQAIAGKVDWSQPIFPYQFGGEDADLHIDDRDSAAGVPKCIVVNPYFDWEHDHPLRIPLADSVIYETHVRGFSIQNPEVPENLRGTYAGLASPASLRHLKKLGVTAVELMPVHHFVNDSHLVEKGLTNYWGYNTLSYLAPAGRYAATGEDGNQVSEFKAMVKALHREGIEVILDVVYNHTAEGNHLGPMLSMRGIDNTTYYRLMADNPRYYLDYTGTGNSLNVRHPQVLKLIMDSLRYWVTEMHVDGFRFDLAATLARELHDVDRLSGFFDIIHQDPTLADVKLIAEPWDVGEGGYQVGNFPILWAEWNGKYRDTVRRYWKGDEGQLSDLGYRLTGSSDLYQHDGRRPYASINFITAHDGFTLHDLVSYNDKHNEANGENNQDGANDNNSWNMGVEGETHDIGIGDARQRQMRNFMATLLLSQGVPMISGGDEICRTQNGNNNAYCQDNPISWYDWSSTEEKEAMVAFTCRLIEMRKLHPNLRRRKFFQGRAIHHSADIAWYGTNGKELSEAAWNAGWIRSFGMLLNGQTLEAADELGNPLTDDTFLILFNAHHEAVSFALPHPPAGGRWRVTMNTYDLANPFKTLHTRARIKVEGRSTMLLCEKKAKENILP
- a CDS encoding glycosyltransferase yields the protein MHGALLVTLLTLNWLIALLWVISTLQALRNLPKIPDLLDARFGAPREKSETPEISVIVPAKNEEESVEAALRTLLAIEGLTIEIVAVDDRSTDATGAIMDRVAAEAMAAGRRMHVLHVEELPEGWMGKTHAMAYAARHAAGRWLLFTDADIFFTPDSLLRAMNFAEGRVAKEHEADHLVVFPSLILKSFGERMMIAVFQGIAALSSRFWKIPDPQAKESIGVGAFNMVRADVYRAMGGFESLRMEVLEDLRLGVEVKRQGYRQRVAFGKGMVRVRWAVGLAGMVRNITKNFFAVFRFTVWITVLACAGMTAFCVGPFLAAPFAHALLWPAATVLFMLFLLYRYYRRYTGISTWYCVTFPLGLCVMVYSILRSMVVTLSSGGVQWRGTFYPLAELKKHAGPVR